One genomic window of Candidatus Baltobacteraceae bacterium includes the following:
- the topA gene encoding type I DNA topoisomerase, with protein MKKPLIIVESPTKARTIKKFLPARYAVKASVGHIRDLPKSTLGVDVEHDFAPKYLTIKGKGDVIKELKSAVKTASEVYLATDPDREGEAIAWHLAELLKLPEPKRIELHEITKEAALAALKDAHQIDMNRVNAQQARRILDRLVGYKISPLLWAKVRGGLSAGRVQSVAVRLIVDREREISAFVPREYWTIAALLAGEREPETVFPAELIARGGKKLEIAGKAEADAILRDLAGATYRIASIKKREVRRNAPAPFTTSTMQQEASRKLRIRVRRSMQIAQALYEGVDLGGSEGTVGLITYMRTDSTRISDQARDAARAFIVDTYGEAYAEGRVHKVREGAQDAHEAIRPTSVSRTPQRMAAVLKRDELRLYTMIWERFVASQMSPAVLDQTTVDVQAADYTFRATGTIMRFPGFTKVYEEGKDEDPNAAQGAGSGASADTRVKSKVRLPELSEKETLDCRKLDPKQHFTEPPPRYTEATLVKALEENGIGRPSTYSTIVDTIQARGYVTQTERRFMPTEIGVAVNDLLVEHFPKIVNLDFTATMEGDLDKVAVGNEDWVGLLRKFYGPFESELQTAEQKLPRLELRDEPTDEICHVCGRPMVIKTGRFGKFISCSGYPECKTTKPIVKDTGAKCPKDGGAIVERRSKKGRTFYGCANYPKCDFVSWDRVVAEPCPVCASYVVSKARRGGTVQYECAANKEHDVSAVARAHGVEEASAEPELVSP; from the coding sequence GTGAAAAAGCCCCTGATCATCGTGGAGTCGCCGACCAAGGCGCGGACGATCAAGAAGTTTCTTCCCGCGCGTTATGCGGTGAAGGCCTCCGTCGGGCATATACGCGATTTGCCCAAGAGCACGCTGGGCGTCGACGTGGAGCACGATTTCGCGCCGAAATATCTAACGATCAAGGGTAAAGGCGACGTTATCAAAGAGCTCAAGAGCGCCGTCAAAACCGCGAGCGAGGTCTATCTGGCGACCGACCCCGATCGCGAAGGCGAAGCGATCGCTTGGCACTTGGCGGAGCTGCTGAAGCTGCCCGAGCCCAAACGCATCGAACTGCACGAGATCACCAAAGAAGCCGCGCTCGCGGCGCTCAAGGACGCCCACCAAATCGATATGAACCGCGTGAACGCTCAGCAGGCGCGGCGCATTCTCGACCGTCTCGTTGGCTACAAGATCTCGCCGTTGCTCTGGGCGAAAGTGCGCGGCGGTCTCTCGGCCGGGCGCGTGCAGTCCGTGGCCGTGCGCCTCATCGTCGATCGCGAGCGCGAAATCTCCGCGTTCGTCCCAAGGGAATATTGGACCATCGCCGCGCTGCTCGCCGGCGAACGCGAACCCGAGACGGTCTTTCCAGCCGAGTTGATCGCGCGCGGCGGGAAGAAGTTGGAGATCGCCGGCAAAGCGGAAGCCGATGCGATTCTGCGCGACCTCGCCGGAGCGACGTACCGCATCGCTTCCATCAAGAAACGCGAGGTTCGCCGCAACGCCCCGGCGCCGTTTACCACTTCGACCATGCAGCAAGAGGCGTCGCGCAAGCTGCGCATCCGGGTTCGGCGGTCGATGCAGATCGCGCAGGCGCTGTACGAAGGCGTCGATTTGGGCGGCAGCGAGGGGACCGTCGGTCTCATCACGTACATGCGCACCGACTCGACGCGCATCTCCGACCAGGCGCGCGACGCCGCTCGCGCGTTTATCGTCGACACGTACGGCGAAGCGTACGCCGAGGGCCGCGTTCACAAGGTTCGTGAGGGCGCGCAGGACGCGCACGAAGCGATTCGCCCGACGTCGGTTTCGCGCACGCCCCAACGGATGGCCGCCGTCCTCAAACGCGACGAGCTGCGGCTGTATACGATGATTTGGGAGCGTTTCGTCGCTTCGCAAATGTCGCCGGCGGTGCTCGATCAGACCACCGTCGACGTGCAGGCCGCCGACTACACGTTCCGGGCGACCGGCACGATCATGCGGTTCCCGGGCTTTACCAAAGTGTATGAGGAAGGCAAAGACGAGGATCCCAACGCGGCGCAGGGCGCCGGCAGCGGCGCGAGCGCCGACACCCGGGTGAAATCAAAAGTTCGTCTTCCCGAGCTCAGCGAAAAAGAGACGCTCGACTGCCGGAAGCTCGATCCCAAGCAGCACTTCACCGAGCCGCCGCCGCGCTACACCGAAGCGACCTTGGTCAAGGCGCTCGAAGAAAACGGTATCGGCCGTCCGTCGACCTACTCCACGATCGTCGACACGATTCAGGCTCGAGGGTACGTGACGCAGACGGAGCGGCGTTTCATGCCGACCGAGATCGGGGTCGCGGTCAACGATTTGCTCGTCGAGCACTTCCCCAAGATCGTCAATCTCGATTTCACTGCGACGATGGAAGGCGACCTCGACAAAGTCGCGGTCGGCAACGAAGACTGGGTGGGACTGCTGCGCAAGTTCTATGGCCCGTTCGAAAGCGAGCTCCAAACCGCCGAACAGAAGCTGCCGCGCCTGGAGCTGCGCGACGAGCCGACCGACGAGATCTGTCACGTCTGCGGCCGTCCGATGGTGATCAAAACCGGGCGTTTCGGCAAGTTTATCTCGTGCAGCGGTTATCCGGAATGTAAGACCACCAAACCGATCGTCAAAGATACCGGCGCGAAGTGTCCCAAGGACGGCGGCGCGATCGTCGAACGCCGCTCGAAAAAGGGCCGCACGTTCTACGGCTGCGCCAACTATCCGAAGTGCGACTTCGTGTCGTGGGACCGGGTCGTCGCCGAACCGTGCCCGGTGTGCGCTTCGTACGTCGTTAGCAAGGCTCGCCGGGGCGGTACCGTTCAATACGAGTGCGCCGCGAACAAGGAGCACGACGTTTCGGCCGTCGCCCGCGCTCACGGCGTCGAAGAAGCCTCAGCCGAACCCGAGCTGGTATCTCCGTAA
- the trmFO gene encoding methylenetetrahydrofolate--tRNA-(uracil(54)-C(5))-methyltransferase (FADH(2)-oxidizing) TrmFO, which translates to MRLTVIGGGLAGCEAAWQAAKCGAEVDLYEMRPNRSGPAHKTGALAELVCSNSLRGAALENAVGLLKEELARLDSIIITSAREAAVPAGGALAVDRERFASAVDSRIASEPRIALHREEVTLIPADRPVVVACGPLPSDALLASIDALVGNARLHYYDAASPIVAADSIDEMPMYRKSRYDKGDGDDYLNIPLDRDQYLELIHDLRTLERHQPKDFELDAGGVKYFEGCLPIEEMADRADDVLRFGPLKPVGLRDPRTGKAPYAVVQLRKENVAATAYNLVGFQTRLSWPAQKTAFAKLPGLHDAEWLRLGVMHRNTFLDSPRLLDARLRLRDRGELYFAGQITGAEGYVEAAACGAMCGIHAARAILDLPPVDFPRASALGAVVAHLQNAQTHDFQPANVTWAPFPPLERSVRDKKERRRLMAQRALVEIDTFAAGLRLEAAPVS; encoded by the coding sequence ATGCGCCTCACCGTAATCGGGGGCGGGCTCGCGGGATGCGAGGCGGCTTGGCAAGCGGCGAAGTGCGGAGCCGAGGTCGATCTCTACGAAATGCGGCCGAACCGGAGCGGACCCGCGCACAAGACCGGCGCCTTGGCCGAGCTCGTTTGCAGCAACTCGCTGCGCGGCGCCGCGCTGGAAAACGCCGTCGGTTTGCTCAAAGAAGAGTTGGCCCGGCTCGATTCGATTATTATCACGTCGGCGCGCGAAGCGGCCGTTCCGGCCGGCGGCGCGCTCGCGGTCGATCGCGAACGTTTTGCGTCCGCCGTCGACTCACGCATCGCGTCGGAGCCGCGCATAGCGCTGCATCGCGAAGAAGTCACCTTGATTCCCGCCGATCGTCCCGTCGTCGTGGCCTGCGGTCCGCTTCCGAGCGACGCGCTGCTCGCAAGCATCGACGCGCTCGTTGGGAACGCCCGCCTTCATTATTACGATGCGGCATCGCCCATCGTCGCGGCCGACTCGATCGACGAAATGCCGATGTACCGGAAATCGCGGTACGACAAGGGCGATGGCGACGACTACCTCAACATTCCGCTCGATCGCGACCAGTATCTCGAGCTGATTCACGATTTGCGCACGCTCGAGCGGCATCAGCCCAAGGATTTTGAGCTGGATGCCGGCGGCGTGAAATACTTCGAGGGTTGCCTGCCGATCGAAGAGATGGCCGACCGCGCCGACGACGTCTTGCGCTTCGGACCGCTCAAGCCGGTGGGCTTGCGCGATCCGCGCACCGGCAAAGCCCCGTACGCCGTCGTGCAGCTGCGTAAAGAGAACGTCGCGGCGACCGCTTATAATCTCGTCGGTTTTCAAACGCGGCTGTCGTGGCCGGCGCAAAAGACCGCGTTCGCGAAGCTTCCCGGATTGCACGACGCCGAGTGGCTGCGCTTGGGCGTGATGCATCGCAACACGTTCTTAGATTCGCCGCGCCTGCTCGACGCGCGCTTGCGATTGCGCGATCGGGGCGAGCTCTACTTCGCCGGCCAGATTACCGGCGCCGAAGGCTATGTCGAAGCCGCCGCATGCGGTGCGATGTGCGGGATCCATGCGGCGCGCGCGATCCTGGATTTGCCGCCGGTCGACTTTCCCCGCGCCAGCGCGTTGGGCGCCGTGGTCGCGCACCTGCAGAACGCGCAGACGCACGACTTTCAACCTGCAAACGTCACCTGGGCGCCCTTCCCGCCGCTCGAACGCAGCGTCAGGGACAAAAAAGAGCGCCGGCGCCTAATGGCCCAACGCGCTCTGGTCGAGATCGACACCTTTGCCGCCGGTCTGCGGCTCGAGGCGGCCCCCGTTTCCTGA
- the hslV gene encoding ATP-dependent protease subunit HslV has translation MKIRSTTILAARRNGQLAIAGDGQVTLDKTVVKHGARKVRKVAGGKVLAGFAGSAADGITLLEKFESKFGEYKDIVRASVELAKEWRQDRALRRLEALLIVGNTDHLFVISGSGDVIEPDEGVAAIGSGGPYAQAAAAALLRNTELGAADVARKALEIAGEICIYTNDDITVETLP, from the coding sequence ATGAAGATTCGCTCCACCACCATCCTGGCGGCCCGCCGCAACGGTCAGCTGGCAATCGCCGGCGACGGGCAGGTGACGCTCGACAAGACCGTCGTCAAGCACGGCGCGCGTAAGGTGCGCAAGGTGGCCGGCGGCAAGGTGCTGGCCGGTTTTGCCGGCTCGGCCGCCGACGGCATTACGTTATTGGAAAAGTTCGAAAGCAAGTTCGGCGAGTACAAAGACATCGTTCGCGCCTCGGTCGAGCTGGCCAAAGAGTGGCGCCAGGACCGCGCGCTGCGTCGGCTGGAAGCGTTGCTCATTGTGGGAAATACCGACCATCTCTTCGTTATCTCCGGCAGCGGCGACGTCATCGAGCCCGACGAAGGCGTCGCGGCGATCGGCAGCGGCGGCCCTTACGCGCAAGCCGCGGCCGCCGCGCTGCTGCGCAACACGGAGCTCGGCGCCGCCGACGTCGCGCGCAAAGCGCTCGAGATCGCGGGCGAAATCTGCATCTACACCAACGACGACATCACCGTGGAGACCCTTCCGTGA